From Humibacter ginsenosidimutans, a single genomic window includes:
- a CDS encoding threonine aldolase family protein codes for MTLRLHDPDSRAFASDNYSGAHPEIIDAIVAANGGHQIAYGEDAYTERLHEVFAEQFGDGVEVYPVFNGTGSNVTALQSMLPRWGAVVASSTAHINTDENGAPERVGGLKLLTVDTPDGKLTPELIDKQAWGWGDEHRAQPLAVSLTQTTELGTCYTVDEVSAIADHAHSLGMRVHMDGARIANAAAHLDVPLRAFTTDAGVDVLGFGGTKNGLLFGEAVVVLNPEASEGMTYLRKVDMQLASKMRFISAQLIALLTDDLWLRSARHANAMAAKLRSALEDAVAAGRAPGLGFTQATESNGVFATLPNAAADLVREQYRFYDWDAARGEVRWMCSWDTTDDDVDGFVDAVVAALAR; via the coding sequence ATGACGCTTCGACTGCACGACCCCGATTCCCGCGCCTTCGCCTCCGACAACTACTCGGGCGCGCATCCCGAGATCATCGACGCGATCGTCGCCGCCAACGGCGGCCACCAGATCGCGTACGGCGAGGACGCCTACACCGAGCGCCTGCACGAGGTCTTCGCCGAGCAGTTCGGCGATGGAGTTGAGGTGTACCCGGTGTTCAACGGCACGGGGTCGAACGTGACGGCGCTGCAGTCGATGCTGCCGCGGTGGGGGGCGGTGGTGGCATCCTCGACCGCCCATATCAACACCGACGAGAACGGTGCACCCGAGCGGGTGGGCGGGCTCAAGCTGCTCACCGTCGACACCCCGGACGGCAAGCTCACGCCCGAGCTGATCGACAAGCAGGCGTGGGGCTGGGGCGACGAGCACCGCGCCCAGCCGCTGGCCGTCTCGCTGACGCAGACCACCGAGCTCGGCACCTGCTACACGGTCGACGAGGTCAGCGCCATCGCCGACCACGCGCACTCACTCGGCATGCGCGTGCACATGGACGGTGCCCGCATCGCCAACGCCGCCGCACACCTCGACGTGCCGCTGCGCGCGTTCACCACCGACGCGGGCGTCGACGTTCTCGGCTTCGGCGGCACCAAGAACGGCCTGCTGTTCGGCGAGGCCGTCGTCGTCCTCAACCCTGAGGCCTCGGAAGGCATGACCTACCTGCGCAAGGTCGACATGCAGCTGGCCTCCAAGATGCGGTTCATCTCCGCCCAGCTCATCGCGCTGCTCACCGACGATCTCTGGCTGCGCAGTGCGCGGCATGCCAACGCGATGGCCGCGAAGCTGCGCTCGGCGCTCGAGGATGCCGTCGCCGCCGGTCGCGCCCCCGGCCTCGGCTTCACCCAGGCGACGGAGTCCAACGGCGTCTTCGCCACGCTGCCGAACGCGGCGGCCGACCTCGTCCGCGAGCAATACCGGTTCTACGACTGGGACGCCGCGCGCGGCGAGGTGCGCTGGATGTGCTCGTGGGACACCACGGACGACGACGTCGACGGCTTCGTCGACGCGGTCGTGGCGGCCCTCGCTCGGTAG